One Lycium barbarum isolate Lr01 chromosome 5, ASM1917538v2, whole genome shotgun sequence genomic window carries:
- the LOC132640814 gene encoding glucan endo-1,3-beta-glucosidase 3, with protein MKTLSLYDILLLLLLLLLLLLLLPLLVASASVDKEAFIGVNIGTDLSDMPSPTQVVALLKAQQIRHVRLFDADRAMLLALANTGIRVTVSVPNDQLLGIGQSNATAANWVSRNILSHVPATKITAIAIGSEVLTTLPNAAPILVSAMQFIHSALVATNLASQIKVSTPHSSSIILDSFPPSQAFFNRSWDPVVIPMLKFLQSTESYLMLNVYPYYVYKQSNDAIPLDYALFRPLPPNKEAVDSNTLLHYTNVFDAIVDAAYFAMSYLNFTNIPITVTESGWPSKGDSDATLDNANTYNSNLIKHVLNNTGTPKHPGIAVSTYIYELYNEDLRQGSTSEKNWGLFYPSGAPVYILHLTGSGTVLANDTTNQTYCVARENADKKMVQAALDWACGPGKVDCNPLLQGNPCYEPDSVFAHASYAFDAYYHKMGMADGTCNFNGVATVTTSDPSHGSCIFPGSGGKNGTVTNGTTLAPSSNSTSSGCHLQYTRENQAFLSSLIVGLILHSAAFW; from the exons ATGAAGACTCTCTCCCTTTATGAtatccttctccttcttcttcttcttcttcttcttcttcttcttcttcctcttttagTAGCTTCTGCTTCTGTTGATAAAG AGGCTTTCATTGGTGTAAACATTGGTACGGACCTCTCAGACATGCCTAGTCCAACTCAGGTGGTGGCCCTCCTCAAAGCACAGCAGATTCGACATGTCCGGCTATTTGATGCTGACCGAGCTATGCTGCTGGCACTTGCTAATACTGGAATCCGTGTAACTGTTTCTGTACCAAATGATCAGCTTTTAGGGATAGGCCAGTCCAATGCCACTGCTGCCAACTGGGTTTCTCGGAATATTCTTTCTCATGTTCCAGCCACCAAAATCACTGCCATAGCTATTGGATCTGAAGTTCTCACAACTCTTCCTAATGCTGCTCCTATCTTGGTGTCTGCAATGCAGTTTATTCACTCTGCTCTTGTTGCTACAAATCTTGCTTCCCAAATCAAAGTCTCCACTCCACATTCCTCTTCTATCATCCTAGATTCTTTTCCACCTTCACAAGCTTTCTTTAATCGATCTTGGGATCCAGTTGTGATTCCCATGCTGAAATTTTTGCAGTCCACTGAGTCGTATCTCATGCTCAATGTTTATCCTTATTATGTTTATAAGCAATCCAATGATGCAATCCCATTGGACTATGCTCTTTTTCGTCCCCTCCCACCTAACAAGGAAGCCGTCGATTCAAATACACTCCTACACTACACTAATGTTTTTGATGCTATTGTCGATGCAGCATATTTTGCTATGTCCTACTTGAACTTTACTAATATTCCAATTACAGTGACCGAATCAGGTTGGCCTTCCAAGGGTGACTCAGATGCTACTCTTGACAATGCTAACACTTATAATAGCAACTTAATCAAGCATGTGCTTAACAACACTGGGACTCCTAAACACCCTGGGATTGCAGTCAGCACTTACATTTATGAGCTTTACAATGAAGATCTAAGACAAGGCTCTACTTCAGAAAAGAATTGGGGACTCTTCTATCCCAGTGGAGCACCAGTCTATATCCTACACTTGACAGGATCTGGGACTGTGTTGGCAAATGACACTACAAACCAAACTTACTGCGTCGCAAGGGAAAATGCAGATAAAAAGATGGTGCAAGCTGCTTTGGATTGGGCTTGTGGACCTGGCAAAGTGGATTGCAATCCTTTGTTACAAGGGAACCCTTGTTATGAACCCGATAGTGTCTTTGCACATGCATCATATGCTTTTGATGCATATTATCACAAGATGGGAATGGCAGATGGAACATGCAACTTCAATGGGGTGGCTACAGTAACTACCTCAGATCCAA GTCATGGTTCTTGTATATTTCCAGGAAG TGGAGGGAAAAATGGCACCGTCACAAATGGAACCACTCTTGCTCCATCATCAAACTCAACATCGTCTGGCTGTCATTTACAATATACCCGTGAAAATCAAGCTTTTTTGAGCTCTTTAATTGTTGGTTTGATACTCCACTCTGCAGCTTTCTGGTGA